A segment of the Capsicum annuum cultivar UCD-10X-F1 unplaced genomic scaffold, UCD10Xv1.1 ctg57844, whole genome shotgun sequence genome:
TCTGACATTCCTTGTAATGTTATGAATGATCCTCAGAACAGATGTATTCTTGTTATCATGTTTCTTCTTGTTCCTCCTCTTCCAAATCTCCCAAAGTATAATACTAGGTATAGCCTGAAAATAAGGTTGTTTTTTCCCTTTAGCTCTTGCCTTCTACCATGAAATGACAGTGTTCCTCAAGGTTAATCCTTAAACAGGTATTcctgcaaaagaagaaaagtagaaagtaggaccaagtcctgttagcaTAGAAAGGCCTTCTGAAAACATGGGCTATTGTTTCCACTGTAGGATCATCACAACACCAGTATTTGGATGGACCTTGTAAACCCCACCTTCTGAAATTATCATCCACAGGGATTTTGCTCTTCCGCAACCTCCACATAAAGAAAGCAATCTAAAATAGCAATCTTTTTACCCATATACCTTTATCTCTGACATAATGCCATGCTAATCTCACTGTAAATCTTCCTCGAGTTTTCAAACACCAAACTGGTATATCCTTTCCTTGTGCTATTGGGAGGTGCAACCTTATCCATGATATGTTCAGCCATGTCTGGTTTGAACAATTTTATAAGTGTTTCCTCATCCCATCTCCCATCCTTTACCAACTGATTTACCTATTTATACTGATCTCTAAACTCCCAACTGCCATCTATTAAAGAATATAATTCACCTTGACCAGTCCAATTACCTAACCATATATCTACATTACCCCTCCTCAACTGCCATACTATAAGATGTTCCACTAAATCTCTTGCTAACAACATTTTATTCCACACTTGTGAACCACTAGCTCCTATTCTCCAAACAGTCATTGACGGATGCTCccttttataatatttattatacatGTACTCACTCCAGATGGACTTTGTAGTCCTGAAATTCCACCCTAACTTGCATAAGAGGGCCATAGAAATATCAGTCAATTTTCTAAACCCTAATCCCCCTTTCTCCTTAGGTAAACATACCTCCTGCCATCTCACCCAATGTCTACCTTTTTCACCTATTCTGCTGCTCCAGAAAAACTGAGCTAGAGCCTTTTGTAAAGTGTTCAGCACATTAAGAGGCGGATTCATTACTGAAAGGGAATGAATTGGTATGCTTTGCAGTACATGTTGGATCAACACTGCTTTCCCACCATAAGATAACAATTTCCTTTTCCAACCTTGCAATTTATTTGCTATCTTATTCATCAATTGCTGAAAGAAATCTTTCTTCTCTCTCATGTAGAAAATTGGACAACCCAGATAATTAAAAGGAAATTCTCCTCTTAGTATACCTGTAGTTACTTCTGCCATCACCATAGTTCCATTTGACACTCCTTTATGAATGTTTAATGCACTCTTTCCTTTGTTGATTTTCTGGCCTGGTACAGCTTCATATCCTTCCAATGTTGAGGATACTATCTGTAATGTTCTCATTTCAGTTTTACAGAAGATGATCATATCATCATCAAAAGCTAAGTGATTCAGCTTTGGACTTCCCCTTGCATCCCAAACAACCTGAATTCCTTAGTTAGCATAAGCTTTTTCAAGTTGACTGATAGAACTTCAGCAGCTATGATAAACAAAGTAGGTGATAAAG
Coding sequences within it:
- the LOC124893343 gene encoding uncharacterized protein LOC124893343, which produces MKKEYEWKKQVVWDARGSPKLNHLAFDDDMIIFCKTEMRTLQIVSSTLEGYEAVPGQKINKGKSALNIHKGVSNGTMVMAEVTTGILRGEFPFNYLGCPIFYMREKKDFFQQLMNKIANKLQGWKRKLLSYGGKAVLIQHVLQSIPIHSLSVMNPPLNVLNTLQKALAQFFWSSRIGEKGRHWVRWQE